The stretch of DNA agcctgggcaacatagtaagaccctgttccTCAAAAAAGAGTTCCTACTTCATGAGGGTTGTTACATGGAATAAATAAACTCATGTAAGTAAAAGGCTTAGTATGGGCCAGgggcagcagctcacacctgtaatcccagcactttgggaggccgaggcaggcatatcgtgaggttaggagattgagaccatcctggctaacacggtgaaaccctgtctctactaaaaatacaaaaacttagctgggcatggtggcccgcacctgtagtccctgctacttgggaggctgaggcaggagaatcgcttgaacccaggaggagcaggttgcagtgagtcgagattgcgccaccgcactccagctggggaaacagagcaagactctatctcaaaaaaaaataaaaataataataaaaaaaaagcttagTATGGGGTCTGGAGTGTACTAAGTACTCAATGAAAGGCAACTGCTGTTACTTTCCCTCTCATGTGGTTTCTAGGAgaccttctcccctcccctcacttCAACTATCTCCTGTAGAATGACCTCCAAATCTGAATGTTTGGTCTGAGCTCCAGAGTTTCACCTGCATGTCGAGTGGCAGTGAAGGGCAGAAGAAAAAGCATGGCCTCACATGATGGCAGACAAAAGCTTGTTCCTGTTCAGCACTCACAGCTGTAAATTTTGCACAAGTGATTTCATCCAAACAtgttcatccactcatccataaGTAGAATATTGACATCGCTTTGCTGAAGTGGAGTAAGTTTTGCCTTGTCTATTTCATCCATGGCACTTACCACGCTCTAGAATGATATCTTTCCATGCTCTTCCCCAGCTGAAAGGAAAGTGAGGTCCTTGCCAGCAGGAGCCTCACCTCCTTTGTCCTCACTCTATTTCTGGTCCCAGCAGTCTCCTAGCACAGGCTCAGTAACATCAGTTCCTCATTCACTTTCTCTCCTCCCATATCCCTTTGACTTCTCAAGGTCAATATGTACCAAATCAAACAGCTAATCATTGTCTTCACTAGACCTGACCCATGAATTTAACAAACAATTGTTAGGTGCCAGGGTTAAGGGTTGAGACAGAAAGAAGATAGTTGAGACATTGTCTCATTGATGGAAATGTTCACTGTCTACTAGGGAGATGGATAATGACACCGGAATATGTATTTGCGACAAGATTACAGACATTTCTCAGGGGCCCCAAGCATAGAGAAGGAATGTTTCTGACTATAGGAGCTGGAGAAGGCCTCTCAGAGAAGATGATAATTATCCTGGATCCTGATGAAAGAGTAGAACTTTGCCAGGCAGAGAAGATTGACAGATGGCTAGAAGAGTGGTGTAATGGGGCATGAACTCACATGGTGTGTTCAGCCGGAATGGAGGGCTGACACCATTTCTCCCCATTCTCTTACGTGGAAATTTGATACAtacacaagaatagaaaaaaaaaaatagtataccATCCAAATAGTATAAAACCCCCAGGTGATCACCCAGCTTCAATAGCTATCAACTCATGGAAATCTTGTTCTACCTATATCCTTACTCACTAAACCCCTGTACCATTATTTCGACGCAAATCTCAGACATTGAgtaatttcatttgtaaatattttttggttctatatgctGTAacaattctgtaaaaaaaaaaatttaaataaataaatacttcggtaagttaaaaagttaaagtaTATCCTCTTTTTGTCCTTTAAAAGGAGTCATACATAGCATACTCTAACACTGCaacttgtttgttttatttgtatctgAGCCATCTATCTGGTGACCACACTATATCAGGATATGTAGAATTGCCTTCCTCTTTTAGGAGGCTACCTAGTATTCCATTTGTGAATATACCATAGTTAACCTAGCCAGTCGCcagctgatgggcatttaggttgttcccAATCTCCTAACATAAAAACAAAGCTGAGAGAACACCCTTAAATATACATCTTTGCTACCTATGGGGATTCTTGGATGTGGAATTAAATTCCATTACATTCTTGGACGTAGGTTACATTCTTGGACATATAATTGTGAGATCTTGTGCACATGAATTCTGAAAAATGCTCCCTATTTGTCCCAACAGGTGCTTTAAATGATATAACAAGGATGctttctctctgttgtccaggcttttGACACTTTGGAGTTCTCTTTCTGTCCTTTCCTCCGTTTACTCAGTGACATATCATACCAATTCAACtacccccagcctcctccctccaAGTCCACTGCAGTGGTCCTGGATCAGGCCTGagtgcttgcttgcttgctttcctttccctccctcctctctctctctctctctcttcctcccctcccctctcctttccctttccctttcctgaagtttcgctcttgtcgcccaggctggagtgcagtggtgcaatttcggctcactgcaacctctgccttccaggttcaggtgattctcgtgcctcagcctccggaatagctgggattataggcatgtgccatcatgcccggctaattatggtatttttagtagagacggggtttccccatgttggacaagctggtctcgaactcctgacatcaagtgatccgcccgcctcgacttcccaaaatcctgggattacaggcgtgtgagcTAGGCCGGCTTGCTTTCTTATCAGGACAGTTGTGGCTATCTGCCAAAGCGAACATCCTAAAACAGGAACTAAATCATTCTCTTAAACACCTCTGTTGGTGTCTTATCTACATTATTAAAAATCTATCTCCTTAGGCTGCCTTCAGTGCACTCTTGTTTGTCCCCAGATTCTCACTTATTTCTCATGTACCTTAGGCTTCACTGAAACTGGACTCTGGTGCCTTACTTGGGCCATTGTTTAcccatttcctcctttttctgcTTGCAGAAAAGTCTTGCTCATCCCTGAAGGTAAACTTAAACTCCATCTCCTCCATAAATCAACACAGTGTAAGAACCACTGGTTTTGGACTCAGGTTGACTTGGATTCTTATACTGTCTCTCTTTTGGGGGGATGTCATTTAATTCTTCTGAAACTCGGAGTTTTCATCTGttagagaaagacaaaaataccTACCTTGGAGGATGATTGTGAGGCTCAGGGATAATGGGAATATAGTAGGAGCTGAATTGAAAGCATTCTGATTATTTCCGTGGTCACTATTGCCGCCCCACCACACCTGATTGCAGCCCCTGGTGCTACACCAGCGACATTTGCTTCGTGTGACAGCAGGTTGTGGACAAGACTGCCTTGACCACTAGACTGCAAGCTCGCTGTGGGCCAGGCTCACGATTCGCCCCCAGATCTCCCAGCACTGGCACGGAGCCGGCACTGGGGGCGCTCCATGACTGCAGAATAAGTGGAGAAAGCGACAGGGataaatggccgggcgcggtggctcaagcctgtaatcccagcactttgggaggccgagacgggcggatcacgaggtcaggagatcgagaccatcctggctaacactgtgaaaccccgtctctactaaaaaatacaaaaaactagccgggcgaggtggcgggcgcctgtagtcccagctactcgggaggctgaggcaggagaatggcgtaaacctgggaggcggagcttgcagtgagctgagatccggccactgcactccagcctggggaacagagcgagactccgtctcaaaaaaaaaaaaaaagaaaaagaaaaataagcacagaCAGATGGAGAGACggcagcctgggaggcaggcttTTCCGGGAGTCTACACCGAAGGACAGGGAGGGCGGAGTCAGAATCGCGGGCTGAGGCCTGGCTCGGGAGGCGGGGCCTGGCTCGGGGGCGGGTCTTGGCGCGGACCCCTCTCCAGTCCGTCAGCGAACTTGCTCCGCTGGCTCAGTCCGCTCGCCTCTGCGCCCCGGCGTGCAAGTGAGCCTCTCAGCTGCACCGCGGGCCGCGGTGCGGAGCCGACATGCGCCCGCTGCTCGGCCTCCTTCTGGTCTTCGCTGGCTGCACCTTCGCCTTGTACTTGCTGTCGACGCGACTGCCCCGCGGGCGGAGACTGGGCTCCACCGAGGAAGCTGGAGGCAGGTGCGTAGCGGGAATCCAGGTTCGGGTCAGAGGAAGGGAGCCAGGTCCAAGGACCTGGGTTAGGAATCGGAAATTCGGGTTCCGGTATCGGAGGCGTTGGGAATTGAGGTTCTCTTGTTGAACTGGAATCCGGGTCTGGTATCTAGACCCGCGTCCACACGGTCTCGGACAGGCGGGTGAAATGAGAGCCCGGTCCCGGGCCTGACTGGGACCTGTGTGGTGCCGGCTGCGGGGTGTGCAGGGCGTCACGCCGCAGTGCCTTTGGTTGGATGGATTTGCCGAGGGAGATGCGGCGCTGAGCCTGCCCGCGCCGTTGctttcccagccccagccctgggccccATTTCCAGCCGACCTTCGCCCCGGTGTGGGCCCCCAGCCCCTTCAAGTCCACTTTCAGCTGCctctcctccaccccaccccacttccGTCAGGTCTGCCCTTGAGACTTTAGACGTTAGGTCTTCAGGAGAAATGTTGCATGGACAACTTTAAATTATTCACAAATTAATTATCGGCTCTGCCCCTCTTCCTGGTTGTCTCTTTTACCTTTTTATTCCCCCCCTGGgccggagtctcgctttgtcacccaggctggagtgcagtggcgcgatttcggctcactacaacctcctccttccgggttcaagcaattttcctgcctcagcctcccgaataactggggctacgggcgcgcgccaccacggccggctaatttttgtatttttagtaaagacgggggtctcaccatgttggccaggctggtctcgaacccctgacctcagttgatctgcttacctcagcctcccaaagtggtgggattacaggcgtgagccaccgcgctagGCCTACTTTTCCCATTCTAATGAACGACTGGtcgaggcaggaggcagagcaaTACTTATGTGGCTGGTTTTTATGAGTGCTGCATACTCTTTATAAAGTGCATGGAAGTGTGCCTAGTACAGCATTGTGTGGTCAAGGGAATTACTGATATTTGACTATTAAGGCAACTGTTTTCAGCTATTGTATTCTTTTGCTGTAGCTAAGAAGGCTCTGCTGTGGGTGTGGGACATACCAAGACAAGCATTCTCATGAGAAGTGGGAGGGTTTGCTCATCATTAATCAGTGATGGATTCAAGGGCTGTTCAGATGGTAGAGGCAAGGTAGCCTTTATACTGTAACCTTTGGACAGGATTCAAAGTGCACTGAGGACCAGGTTAAGAGCAGAATGAAATAGTAGGCTCTTTAAAGGGTTTGATTCAAGCCTGACATATTCTCAAAAAAGTTACGTTTGTAATATGGGATAGATACACTTTCCTGAAGAATCTTTAATTGGCTTTATAGTGAATGCTAAAAAGTCGTTTTACTTGGCACCTCAGGAACAGTTTGAAATCTGAATTGTTCTTGGTTTGTGGGGGAGGCAATGTCCTTGAAAGGAAGGCAATTTAGGACATTTAGAACTTGCCTGGAAATGAATCCATTTGCCTCTTAAGAACAGATTCTAAAATCCCAGAGCTAAGGGGAACTTAATGACTAATTAGCACCAACCCCTCATTTTTTAGATAAGGAAACAGACCCAGGGACTGGTCCAAGGACATACAACAGAAAGTAGCGGGGTTGGGATGCTAACCCAGGTCTCTTGCTTCCAAACTAGGGCTCTCCTGTCTGTCTCTGCAACGTTGTATCAGGTCGTCTGTCATTGGGAGTGTATGTGTTCCCAGCAGACCAGATGATGAGCATATTTATAAACCTACTCTGAAAGAAAGACACAGCGAGTGACTCTCGTGGGCACTGGGCTGATCTGAACTCATGTTTCCATCTGCTTTTCCAAATCCCCAGGTCCCTGTGGTTCCCCTCCGACCTGGCAGAGCTGCGGGAACTCTCTGAGGTCCTTCGAGACTACCGGAAGGAGCACCAGGCCTACGTGTTCCTGCTCTTCTGCAGCGCCTACCTCTACAAACAGGGCTTTGCCATCCCTGGCTCCAGCTTCCTGGTCAGTGTCCTGCCCTCCCTCCAACCCTGTAAAATTCGGATACTCCCCTGTAACCTCCTGGGATTGTTGTGTGGGGATGATTAAACGTGACAGTGGGTGTAGCGGGGCTGGCACACAGTGGCCCTCAGCGTGCCTACTGTGGGATTGAGCACTGAAGGGGGAGACACTGATGGCTTCCTTTTGTACTGcttccctctcctgccccagcatGTTTCTCTCCTCTAGGCTGAGGCTGGACCTGCTCAAGCAGTTTCCTTATTGGAAACTAGAAGAAAAGCAGACATGTCCAAGAGAGGCAGGGGAGGTGTGTGGGGTTCGGGGTGTGGGGCTCGGGGTCAGGGGCTGACTCCTAGAGGCTTCCCTGTGTCTGTCTTCTGTCTTGAACTGATTCCTCTTCAGGGTTGGGAGCCAGCTGCTGCTTGGTGGGGGCTCCACATCCAGACCTGAGGATGAACCCTGACTCTGCCTGCTGTGGTCTTGGGGAAGATACTTAATCTCTCACCTGTAGAATGGGGCAAGGATGGCATGACTCAGGGATGTAGTGAGGATTACACAGGTCATGTAGTCAAGCACTTAACACAGTGCTCAGCAGCTCCCCCTCTTCCCAATACCAAGGCttccttttactttctgtcttgGATCCCATGTTTTGTCAGGATGATGTCTAGCAGCCAAAATGCATTTAGGAAGTATTGGTtcacttttccctttttcttaaaCCAAGACATCTTCAAGTATCAGCTAGAGCTCTGGTCAACATGGAACCCCCGGTATTAGTATACTACATGGATGTAATTCCAGCACAAAGCAAAGAAACAAGACATCTTATATAGCTTGTGTGGTCCCACCAAGGGAAAATTCATGGTTTgtgttcatcttttaaaatagtaaaaataacttGTGAGTTTCATTTCTACTTTCTTGGAGCCCCAGTGATTGCAGAATCTACCACAGCCACAGATCCCATTTAATTCTCTCCTGCCCCCTGAGGCTTTTATCCTTATCCTCATTTTCAAGGCGAAGAGACTGATGCCAGGTGTAGTTCCCAGTCTTTTCGTAATTTTTCATTCACCTCTTTAAATGGCAGTTAGGacctggggcagtggctcacacctgtaatcctagcactttgggaggctgaggtgggaggatcacttgaggccaggagtttgaaaccagcctgggcaacacagtgagactccatctctacaaaaaattttaaaaagtaggtggatgtaggccgggcgcggtggctcacgcccgtaatcccagcactttgggaggcggaggcggaggtgggcggatcacgaggtcaggagatggagaccatcctggctaacatggtgaaaccccgtctctactaaaaaatacaaaaaattagccaggcgtggtggcaggcgcctgtagtcccagctacttgggaggctgaggcaggagaatggcttgaacccgggaggcagagcttgcagtgagccgagatcgtgccactgtgctccagcctgggccacagNNNNNNNNNNNNNNNNNNNNNNNNNNNNNNNNNNNNNNNNNNNNNNNNNNNNNNNNNNNNNNNNNNNNNNNNNNNNNNNNNNNNNNNNNNNNNNNNNNNNNNNNNNNNNNNNNNNNNNNNNNNNNNNNNNNNNNNNNNNNNNNNNNNNNNNNNNNNNNNNNNNNNNNNNNNNNNNNNNNNNNNNNNNNNNNNNNNNNNNNNNNNNNNNNNNNNNNNNNNNNNNNNNNNNNNNNNNNNNNNNNNNNNNNNNNNNNNNNNNNNNNNNNNNNNNNNNNNNNNNNNNNNNNNNNNNNNNNNNNNNNNNNNNNNNNNNNNNNNNNNNNNNNNNNNNNNNNNNNNNNNNNNNNNNNNNNNNNNNNNNNNNNNNNNNNNNNNNNNNNNNNNNNNNNNNNNNNNNNNNagccaggagtggtggtggacgcctgtagtcccagctgcttgggaggctgaggcaggagaattgcttgaacctgggagacaggttgtagtgagccgagatcgggccactgcactccagactgggagacagagtgagactccgtctcaaaaaaaaaaaaaaagtaagtggatgtggtggtgtgtgcctacagtcctagctacttgggaggctaaggcaggaggatcacttgagtccaggagttcgaaggtgcagtgagctatgatcatgccactgtactccagcctgcatgacagagcgagatcctgtctcttaaaaacaaataaataaggcaaTTGGGTTTTAGCTGGAAAAAAGCAGTGAAGGAGGAGAGAACCTATGACTCTCAGGCTCCAAGATGAGGTTGCTGGTAGCTGCCAGATGGTCACATGCCTGAGGGTTTGTTTTCTTTGCAGAATGTTTTAGCTGGTGCCTTGTTTGGGCCATGGCTGGGGCTTCTGCTGTGTTGTGTGTTGACCTCGGTGGGTGCCACATGCTGCTACCTGCTCTCCAGTATTTTTGGCAAACAGTTGGTGGTGTCCTACTTTCCTGATAAAGTGGCCCTGCTGCAGAGAAAGGTAAGGGGAGGGGTCACTTCTGAGAGCTGGGACCCCAGAAAGTCACCACGTGCATGGCCTTAAGAGAAGCAGGTGGCAGGGATTTCCCACAGTGCTCTTCCACGCTGTCTCAGGAGGTCCTAGGGGTTCTTTTGATGTCTTCAGGAGACATGGACCTGggatcaaatcccagctccatcattaccagctctgtgactttgggcaagttcttGACTTCTCTGATCCTCagcatctctattttaaaatgaggaaaacaatcTGTCCTTGAAGGGTTGTTGGAAGAATTGGGAACAGATTATGTAAagtgtctagaacagtgcctggcaccagcAAGTTTTCAATACCTGGAAACCCTTTCTGCTTCTTAACAGCTTTCTTCTCTTTGGCTACAGGTGGAGGAGAACAGAAAcagcttgttttttttcttattgtttttgagacTTTTCCCCATGACCCCAAACTGGTTCTTGAACCTCTCGGCCCCGATCCTGAACATCCCCATCGTACAGTTCTTCTTCTCAGTTCTTATCGGTAAGATGCCAGTGGGGTAGGTTTGAGTCTTCAGAGCTGTCACACTGGGGGTCTGCCCTGGGTTATTGGCCACATGAGCATGTGCCTGCTTCTGAGAACACAGGCTCACAAAGTGTGACTTCAAGCCTTAGGATCTAAAGAAATGATTCCTGATTTCAGATCTACTCAGGCTTCAACATGAAAACCCATACAAATACTTTTGGACTAAATGAAGATTGTTCATTGCATGGCTGTATGCGCTGGGCACTGGGATTAGAAGAGAGAGTCTGTGTAAAGTATACAACTTGGTCCGTAGTCagtactcagtaaatgctagCAGGAAGAGCAGGGTTAGAATGAGGGTGTGTGTCCATGAGTTTTGAGTGGGGACAGAAGAAAGGAGCAGAGCAAGGGACTTCCTGTCTGGTTTTTGGCCACTGTTTTGATTAAGTTCTGCCTTAGGAAGAGCTGGCATCAATGAGGTTCCTTCCTGCCTTTTGACAATTGCACAACCTGCAGCAAGCTACTTACCCGCAATGGGCCACCTGGCTAGGAatagagcagtgtttctcaaagtgtgggccTTGGGCCACCTTTATCAGATTGGTAGGGTCAGGGGGCTTGTTGAGAATCTAGATTTGGGGCCTACTcgagacctactgaatcagaatgttGGGAGTGGAATCTGGGAATATGCATTTTAATCCAATTCCTAGTCAGCCATTTTCAAACTGCAAACCCAGTCGTTCTCAAACTGCAAACCTATTAAGAATCACCTGCAAACCTATTAAAAATCGCTTGGAGgccgagctcagtggctcacacctgtagtcacagcactttgggaggctgaggcaggcgtatcacttgaggttgggagttcaagactagcctggccaacatggtgaaaccccgtctctactaaaaatacaaaaattagcctgacgtggtggtgtgcgtctgtaattcaactgcttgagaggctgaggcaggagaatcacttgaacctgggaggtggaggttgcagtaagctgagaggatgacacttcactccagcctgggtgatagagtgaggctccatctcaaaaaacaaaaacaaacaaaaaacaaaaaaaaaaatcacctgtggAGATTTTAATCCCTAAGCTAAGGCTACACCACACATCAACTAAATCACCTCTGGGGTAGGACTTAGGGATCAGGATGTTTTGATGTTTTCCAGGTGATGCAAGTAGTTAGTCCCTAGAAGGGATTCTGCTGGATCCTGAGTTTTACAGTCTACTGAATTAGACGATATCTAAAATTTCTCCTTGCCTTTGACAATTATATGACCTCCAGCAAGCTACTTGCTCTGAAGGGGCTGGGActagagcagtgtttctcaaagtagGGGCCTTGGACCACCTTTATCAGAGTGGTAAAGTGCTAACATCCTGTAAGATCAGTGATGCTGCTTTCTGCATACTGGAAGAAAACCACCCTCCTCAAGCCTAATGCAAGGATCTCTTTCTCTTCAACCTTCCTTAGAGCCTAGAGGGAAAGACGATTCAGGGCTTCTAGGTCaaacagagcaaaactgtggTTGAGCAGCTGCTATTAATAGGGGATACCTGAGAGAAATGGAGATCTTAAATAGAAGCAAGATCTACCACAGCCAATTCTGGTCATAGTGGCTTTCAGGCAAGTGCCTCAGGCCCTCAGCTAGTGGGGGTTTGCAGCTTCTAATTACCTAGGTGGCTTGGCAAGATTCTGGAGGCCAGGCTTCCTGTCCCCTGTCTcacaagctgtgtgaccctgagggGTCTGGGATCTTCATCTCCTGTATGCTTCCTCTCCTATAGAAGAGGAGTGGACTATCAGAGGGTTCCAAACCAATCAGAATCTCggggtgggagtggagaagggGCTTTTAAAATACAGGTTCCTGGGCACTACCCCAGAACCAAGTAACCAGAAGAATTTCTGGGGTGGAGCCCAAGGATGTGTTTTTAACAGTGTCACCAGCTGATTGTTCTGCAGCTAGCCTGGTCAGCCAGTCAGACTTTTGGAATACAGTAGATTTGATGACATCTTTGAGACAGTGCAGAATGTGAATagtacttcttttaaaaaactgtttgtCAGCAATGGCACTTCTCTCTTTACTTTGGCTGTTGGGTACTCAGAACCAAATTTGGGGCCCACTTTTAGCAAACAGGTGAACCTTATGCATTTTTCTAGTAACTGTACTCCCTGATGTCTTGTATTCTTCTGCACACGTTTTGCTTTTcctatttgaaattttaattaattaattaattaattaattaatttttttgagacggagtctcgctctgtcgcccggactggagtgcaaaagctccgcctcccaggtttacaccattctcctgcctcagcctcctgagtagctgggactacaggcgcccgccacctcgcccagctagttttctgtatttttagtagagacggggtttcactgtgttagccaggatggtctcgatctcctgacctcgtgatgcgcccgtctcggcctcccaaagtgctgggattacaggcttgagccaccgcgcctggcctaattaatttatttttgagacagagtctagctctgtcgcctgggctgaagtgcggtggtgagatctcggctcactgcaacctctgcctcccagattccagtgattcttctgtctcagcctcctgagtagctgggattacaggtgcatgccaccatgcccggctaatttttgtgtttttagtagagacagggtttcaccatgtcggccaggctgatctcgaactcctgacctcaggtgatccacctcggcctcccaaagcactgggattacaagcataagccaccattcctggccctattttaaaattatagtagtATGTATTATTTGTGTGAATATCTCAAGTTCTTTTGTTGAACAAGACAGGTATATATGGGAagtgaggaaaggagggaaaagaatggaaaagaaggaaagaagggaaagagttAATATGTGTAAGGGTCAAGagtcaagcaaaaaaaaaaaaaaaactgtagtcaCTGTTCCTGGTGACATTTCcgaattattattttcttaattttgctgCTGTTAGTAACAGgcacttttcccttttcttcttgcaGGTTTGATCCCATACAATTTCATCTGTGTGCAGACAGGCTCCATCCTGTCAACCCTAACCTCTCTGGATGCTCTTTTCTCCTGGGACACTGTCTTTAAGCTATTGGCCATTGCCATGGTGGCATTAATTCCTGGAACCCTCATTAAAAAATTTAGTCAGAAACATCTGCAATTGAATGAAACAAGCACTGCTAATCACATACACAGTAGAAAAGATACGTGATCTGGATTTTCCGTTTGCCACGTCCCTGGACTCAGTTGCTTATTTGTGTAATGGATGTGGTCCTCTAAAGCCCCTCATTGTTTTTAATTGCCTTCTATAGGTGATATGGACACTGTACATCAATGTGCAGTGTTTCTTGTCAGAAAGCACTCTCTGCTCTTGAAGGTGTGTTACATCAGGTTTTCAAACCAGCCCTGGTGTAGCAGACACTACAACGGATGCCTCCTAGAAAATGCTgtttgtggctgggcgcggtggctcacacctgtaatcccagcactttgggaggccgaggcgggtggttcacaaggtcaggagttcaagaccagcctggccaagatggtgaaatcctgtctgtattcaacacacaaaaattagccaggcgtggtggcatgtgcctgtaatcccagctactcgggaggctgaggcaggagaatcgcttgaacccaggtggcagaggttgcagtgagccgagatcacaccactgcattccagcctgggtgatagagtgagactctgtctcaaccaaaaaaaaaaaaagaaagaaaaggaaaatgctgtttgtattatattttgtgGTCTAAGAAGGAGCTCAGGATAGCCTGTTGTATTTGCCTCATGCCAGCCCCTGAGCTGCCTTGGGAGAAGATGCTGACCGTCCTTGTCCAGAGTACCACTTTTGCAGAGTGACAGGCTGCTGGGACAGATGTCCTCCTGTTGCATCTTTGTGGATGTTTAGTACCAATGATGACATGGGAACCCACATCACTGACACCGCTCTTCATCTTCTGTTAGTCTCTTGAAGAGcatttcttttgtacttttttgctGATGACCTACCTCGTCATAAGCCAAGTGAAACAAGTTGACGAACTGCCTAGGACTTCCACGTATTGCTCACATGCATGATGATTTCTGTCATGCTCTTGTGTTCAGACACACTGATGTTACCATGTATGTCAAACCTACTTATGATTGCATGTCCTGACAGTTAAGCTGATTGCAAACAGACTATTAAATATGAATAGAGCAAACGCTGTATGTTATGGATATGTTCTGGAGAAATTCTTATCCATCTGGATGGGG from Piliocolobus tephrosceles isolate RC106 chromosome 2, ASM277652v3, whole genome shotgun sequence encodes:
- the TMEM41A gene encoding transmembrane protein 41A, with amino-acid sequence MRPLLGLLLVFAGCTFALYLLSTRLPRGRRLGSTEEAGGRSLWFPSDLAELRELSEVLRDYRKEHQAYVFLLFCSAYLYKQGFAIPGSSFLNVLAGALFGPWLGLLLCCVLTSVGATCCYLLSSIFGKQLVVSYFPDKVALLQRKVEENRNSLFFFLLFLRLFPMTPNWFLNLSAPILNIPIVQFFFSVLIGLIPYNFICVQTGSILSTLTSLDALFSWDTVFKLLAIAMVALIPGTLIKKFSQKHLQLNETSTANHIHSRKDT